In Oryza glaberrima chromosome 8, OglaRS2, whole genome shotgun sequence, the following are encoded in one genomic region:
- the LOC127781702 gene encoding MADS-box transcription factor 23 isoform X2, translating into MGRGKIEIKRIDNATSRQVTFSKRRNGLFKKARELSILCDAEVGLLVFSSTGRLYDFASSSMKSIIERYNETKEDPHQTMNASSEAKLWQQEAASLRQQLHNLQEYHRQLLGQQLSGLDVEDLQNLESKLEMSLKNIRLRKDNVMMDQIQELSRKGSLIHQENMELHKKVSLVHQENINLQKKVYKTKSNGHPTGSTIQHSFLITDNEIGPNLELSLPENVEKE; encoded by the exons ATGGGGAGAGGGAAGATAGAGATAAAGAGGATCGACAACGCGACGAGCCGACAGGTGACATTCTCGAAGCGGCGGAACGGGCTGTTCAAGAAGGCGAGGGAGCTCTCCATCCTCTGCGATGCCGAGGTCGgcctcctcgtcttctccaGCACCGGCCGTCTCTATGACTTTGCCAGCTCCag CATGAAATCCATAATCGAGAGATACAATGAGACGAAAGAAGATCCCCATCAAACCATGAACGCAAGTTCTGAGGCAAAG CTTTGGCAACAGGAGGCAGCAAGCTTGAGGCAGCAACTGCATAACTTGCAAGAATATCATCG ACAGTTGTTGGGACAACAGCTTTCTGGTCTGGATGTAGAAGACTTGCAAAATTTGGAAAGTAAGCTGGAGATGAGCTTAAAAAATATCCGTCTGAGGAAG GACAATGTCATGATGGATCAAATTCAAGAATTAAGCAGGAAG GGAAGCCTCATACATCAGGAAAACATGGAACTACACAAGAAAGTCAGCCTTGTCCATCAAGAAAACATCAATTTACAGAAAAAG GTATATAAGACAAAGAGTAATGGGCATCCAACAGGTTCTACCATCCAGCACAGCTTTCTGATTACAGATAATGAAATTGGCCCTAATCTTGAGCTAAGTCTGCCAGAGAATGTAGAAAAGGAGTAG
- the LOC127781702 gene encoding MADS-box transcription factor 23 isoform X1 has product MGRGKIEIKRIDNATSRQVTFSKRRNGLFKKARELSILCDAEVGLLVFSSTGRLYDFASSSMKSIIERYNETKEDPHQTMNASSEAKLWQQEAASLRQQLHNLQEYHRQLLGQQLSGLDVEDLQNLESKLEMSLKNIRLRKDNVMMDQIQELSRKGSLIHQENMELHKKVSLVHQENINLQKKVEACRNILPNNDADSTSDIFSIHFSGVCKLQNVIFFIYFSRYIRQRVMGIQQVLPSSTAF; this is encoded by the exons ATGGGGAGAGGGAAGATAGAGATAAAGAGGATCGACAACGCGACGAGCCGACAGGTGACATTCTCGAAGCGGCGGAACGGGCTGTTCAAGAAGGCGAGGGAGCTCTCCATCCTCTGCGATGCCGAGGTCGgcctcctcgtcttctccaGCACCGGCCGTCTCTATGACTTTGCCAGCTCCag CATGAAATCCATAATCGAGAGATACAATGAGACGAAAGAAGATCCCCATCAAACCATGAACGCAAGTTCTGAGGCAAAG CTTTGGCAACAGGAGGCAGCAAGCTTGAGGCAGCAACTGCATAACTTGCAAGAATATCATCG ACAGTTGTTGGGACAACAGCTTTCTGGTCTGGATGTAGAAGACTTGCAAAATTTGGAAAGTAAGCTGGAGATGAGCTTAAAAAATATCCGTCTGAGGAAG GACAATGTCATGATGGATCAAATTCAAGAATTAAGCAGGAAG GGAAGCCTCATACATCAGGAAAACATGGAACTACACAAGAAAGTCAGCCTTGTCCATCAAGAAAACATCAATTTACAGAAAAAGGTTGAGGCATGCAGAAACATTTTGCCAAACAATGATGCAGATTCTACAAGTGATATTTTCTCAATTCACTTTTCTGGTGTATGCAAATTACaaaatgtcattttttttatttattttagcaGGTATATAAGACAAAGAGTAATGGGCATCCAACAGGTTCTACCATCCAGCACAGCTTTCTGA